Proteins from a single region of Synechococcus sp. WH 8109:
- a CDS encoding ParA family protein, which translates to MFLTVFGQKGGVAKTCTSIHLACVWAQRGLSVCVVDADRNRSATAYAARGMLPFDVVPVEAAAKATRHAQVIITDGQASSHEDELKNLSAGADLVLLPTTPQARSVELTVELSSILRQMDTMHAALLVKVDSRKQRLAQEARQILEGFDVDVMQAEIPLLAAFEKAEVEGVCVSNAVDDRGRADLRRMGGWAAYCQAAVQIRDRLSAATPDAISA; encoded by the coding sequence ATGTTTTTGACTGTCTTTGGCCAGAAAGGTGGTGTGGCAAAAACCTGCACCAGCATCCATTTGGCTTGTGTTTGGGCTCAGCGGGGCCTGTCGGTGTGTGTTGTTGATGCGGATCGCAACCGCTCGGCAACTGCCTACGCAGCCCGGGGGATGCTTCCGTTTGATGTGGTGCCTGTTGAGGCTGCAGCGAAGGCCACTCGCCATGCGCAAGTGATCATCACTGACGGGCAGGCCAGCAGCCACGAGGATGAACTCAAGAATCTTTCGGCCGGAGCAGATCTTGTTTTGCTGCCCACAACACCGCAGGCGAGATCGGTTGAGCTCACGGTTGAACTCTCCTCAATCCTCAGGCAGATGGACACCATGCATGCTGCGTTGTTGGTGAAGGTGGACAGCCGAAAACAACGGCTTGCGCAGGAAGCACGCCAAATTTTGGAGGGTTTTGATGTGGATGTGATGCAAGCGGAAATCCCCTTGTTGGCGGCGTTCGAAAAAGCAGAGGTGGAGGGTGTTTGTGTGTCGAATGCCGTCGATGATCGTGGCCGTGCCGATCTGCGGCGTATGGGCGGCTGGGCGGCCTACTGCCAAGCCGCTGTTCAGATCCGTGATCGCTTGTCGGCAGCAACGCCTGACGCCATCAGTGCTTGA
- a CDS encoding SDR family oxidoreductase, translated as MATFLVTGANRGIGLEYCRQLKARGDDVVAVCRQTSYELDGLGLRVEAGLELSDSKVIDDLVQRLDGLPLDGVILNAGILQSMGLMDLDPTGIRRQFEVNALAPLLLARALVDQMPSGAKLVLMTSRMGSIDDNSSGGSYGYRMSKVALNMAGKSLAIDLESRGIAVAILHPGLVRTRMIRFNPRGILPEQSVKGLLARIDGLTLATSGSFWHANGELLPW; from the coding sequence ATGGCGACGTTTCTGGTCACCGGCGCAAACCGTGGGATCGGCTTGGAATACTGCAGGCAGCTCAAGGCTCGTGGCGATGACGTGGTGGCAGTTTGCCGTCAAACCAGTTATGAACTCGATGGTCTGGGGTTGCGGGTGGAAGCCGGCCTTGAGTTGAGCGATAGCAAAGTCATTGATGACCTGGTGCAGCGTCTGGATGGTTTGCCCCTCGATGGCGTCATCCTCAATGCCGGGATTTTGCAGTCGATGGGCCTGATGGATTTGGATCCCACCGGGATTCGCCGCCAGTTTGAGGTGAATGCCCTTGCTCCTTTGCTGCTGGCTAGGGCGTTGGTGGATCAGATGCCCAGCGGAGCCAAGTTGGTGCTGATGACCAGCCGCATGGGGTCCATCGACGACAACAGTTCGGGAGGCTCCTATGGCTATCGGATGTCAAAGGTGGCGCTCAACATGGCCGGAAAGTCGTTGGCGATTGATCTGGAATCGCGGGGCATCGCTGTTGCGATTTTGCATCCCGGATTGGTGCGCACCCGCATGATTCGCTTCAATCCCCGCGGGATCCTCCCCGAGCAGTCGGTGAAGGGTCTGCTGGCCCGGATAGATGGCTTGACCTTGGCCACCAGCGGCAGCTTCTGGCATGCCAATGGTGAGTTGTTGCCATGGTGA
- a CDS encoding J domain-containing protein — MGFDPRQWSGGRPEQRVTSNVEALLAENDALRRELLRLNRELERLQRQQRQRIRTEPRSHRHWSEPPAQAPPRISSQQVRAWGQALAQQPGWTALRQRGLELLIDQLNRSSFPAHLTLEQRLDRLVRGLGTDLMAEVGPKPNKQTTAVLAAFALFGVRASEWLDEDPQRVVEQLRQRQDQSGSRRQGRRTRTDQRQTDREDDGHVRDPRRAALRVLSLDANASLAEIKQAHRKLVKQHHPDLGGSAEAFRRVNEAYQTLVQ, encoded by the coding sequence TTGGGCTTTGATCCGCGTCAGTGGTCAGGCGGACGCCCGGAACAACGGGTCACCAGCAATGTTGAGGCTTTGCTGGCCGAGAACGACGCTTTGCGTCGCGAGTTGTTGCGGCTCAACCGTGAGTTGGAGCGCCTGCAACGTCAGCAACGCCAACGCATTCGTACGGAGCCCAGATCACATCGCCACTGGAGTGAGCCACCGGCACAAGCTCCACCGCGCATCAGCAGCCAACAGGTGCGGGCCTGGGGGCAGGCCCTCGCCCAGCAGCCGGGATGGACGGCACTGCGTCAGCGGGGGTTGGAGCTGTTGATTGATCAGCTCAACCGCAGCAGTTTTCCTGCTCACTTAACCCTTGAACAGCGGTTGGATCGGTTGGTTCGAGGGCTGGGCACAGATCTCATGGCGGAGGTGGGACCCAAGCCGAACAAGCAAACAACGGCCGTTCTGGCGGCGTTTGCCTTGTTTGGGGTTCGCGCCAGTGAATGGCTGGATGAGGATCCACAGCGCGTGGTGGAGCAGCTGCGTCAGCGTCAGGACCAATCAGGTTCCAGACGGCAGGGTCGCCGCACCCGAACGGACCAGCGTCAAACGGATCGTGAGGACGATGGCCACGTCCGTGACCCACGCCGTGCAGCTTTAAGGGTGTTGAGCTTGGATGCCAACGCGTCCCTCGCTGAGATCAAGCAGGCGCATCGAAAACTGGTGAAGCAGCACCATCCCGATCTCGGTGGTTCTGCTGAGGCGTTTCGACGCGTCAATGAGGCGTATCAGACGTTGGTTCAGTAA
- a CDS encoding DUF4278 domain-containing protein has product MTLTYRGQKYNQNNAAASNVQRPVLVYRGQKVAS; this is encoded by the coding sequence ATGACCTTGACCTATCGCGGCCAGAAGTACAATCAGAACAATGCTGCTGCTTCCAACGTTCAGCGCCCAGTTCTTGTTTATCGCGGTCAGAAAGTAGCCAGCTAA